The Methylocaldum marinum genome includes the window AATAGGCCGAAGCGGCTGTCTCCAGTCCGTCATCTTCTTCCGGAAGCCGCACCCAAACCTCGGGCGGAACCGCAGGCACGGTCCAACCCTCGGGATTGACCCCGGTGGATAGATCGAGCCAGTCCGACAAGGGAATACCATACCGCCTAGCCGCCGCACGCAAACGACCGCCGTGTTCAAGCATCGAGCCATCCTCCTATAAAAAACAAGGCCAACCACAGCCATACTCCTCGCCGGACCAGATCCGCGGCATGTCGAATGTCCGCCGCGCCGGGCGGGTTTCCGTATCCCAAGGCTGGGCGTACATGCCATTCGCCGCGATAACGGGCCGGCCCGCCGAGCGCGAGCCGCAAAGTCCCGGCGCCCGAGGCCATGACCGGTCCGGCGTTCGGGCTCTCCCATCCACCGGCCTGCGTGCGCCAGCAATACAGAGCCTGCCGAGCGTCGCCCAAGAGTGCATAGGTCAACGCCGCCAGCCTCGCGGGAACATAATTCAGCGCATCGTCCAGCCGCGCCGCCGCCCAACCGAAATGAAAGAATCGTTCGCTCTTATAGCCCCACATGGCGTCCAGGGTATTCGCCAGCCGGTACAGCACCGCGCCGGGCGCGCCCGCCACCATGAACCAGAATAGAGCGCCGAACACGGCGTCGTTGCCGTTCTCCAGCACCGATTCGACGGCGGCGCGCGCGACATCATCGGCTTTCATGTCGCCGGTGTCGCGGCTCACCATGTAGCCCACCCGCCGCCGCGCCTCGGCCAGATCATCAGCCGCTAGAGCGGTTTCCACCGCTTCGGCATGTTCGCCTAGACTCCTGAGCCCCAATGCAGCGTACAGTGCCAAAACGCCGAATGCGGCGCCGAACATGGGAATGGATTCCAGCCAGGCTGCAAATGCCGTGAACGGAGCCGTCAGCAACAAAACCGCGATGACGCCCAAAAATCGCGCACGGGTTCCCTGCCTATCGAGCACGGAATTCCACCGGGCTTCCAGCGCTTCCGCCAGCCGTCCGAAGCCCACCAGGGGGTGAAAACGGCGGGGTTCGCCCAGGAGACCGTCGAGCAGCACGGCAAATATGGCCAAGATTGCGGTCATGCCCGATTCTCCGCCCAATGCCGGATGATGCCCGCCAGTCGGTCCAGTCCGTCTGTCAATGCCGCGGGGCCGGGCTGAAGGATATCGCTGGATTTGATCTCGTGAAGCTCGCCGTCACGCACCGCTGAAATCGCTTCCCAACCGGCACGCACCGCCACCTGCTCGGGCCGGAATTTCTTTCCGCACCAGGAGCCGACGATGATATCCGGCGCGCGCCGGACCACCTCCTGCGGATCGTGAATGATGCGGCTGCCGGCCAGCGGCTGTGCAGCGAGACCAGCAAAGACGTTCTCTCCGCCGGCGAGCGCGATGAGTTCGGACACCCAAAGAATGCCGGAGATCAGGGGCTGGTCCCATTCCTCGAAATAGACCCTGGGACGGACCGGCAGCGACTCGGCGCCACGGCGTACGGTTTCAACATGCGCGCTAAGGCTATCGATCAAGGCCCGTGCCTTGTCCTCGGCCCCCACCAGTGCACCCAGCGTCCGGATCTTGGCGAGAATCCCGTCCACCGAGCGGTGGTTGAACACGTGTACCGTTACGCCCGCCTTGATGAGGTCGCGGGCGATGTCCGCCTGCAGATTGGAAAACCCCAGCACCAAATCGGGTTGCAAATCCAGGATCTTGTCGATTTTGGCGCTAGTGAAGGCAGAGACCTTGGGCTTTTCCTTGCGCGCACGCGGCGGCCGAACGGTAAACCCGGAAATGCCGACGATGCGGTGTTCCTCGCCCAATAAATAGAGCGTCTCCGTGGTTTCCTCGGTCAGGCAGACGATGCGTTCC containing:
- the cbiB gene encoding adenosylcobinamide-phosphate synthase CbiB, producing MTAILAIFAVLLDGLLGEPRRFHPLVGFGRLAEALEARWNSVLDRQGTRARFLGVIAVLLLTAPFTAFAAWLESIPMFGAAFGVLALYAALGLRSLGEHAEAVETALAADDLAEARRRVGYMVSRDTGDMKADDVARAAVESVLENGNDAVFGALFWFMVAGAPGAVLYRLANTLDAMWGYKSERFFHFGWAAARLDDALNYVPARLAALTYALLGDARQALYCWRTQAGGWESPNAGPVMASGAGTLRLALGGPARYRGEWHVRPALGYGNPPGAADIRHAADLVRRGVWLWLALFFIGGWLDA
- a CDS encoding cobalamin-binding protein, producing the protein MNPKLLPERIVCLTEETTETLYLLGEEHRIVGISGFTVRPPRARKEKPKVSAFTSAKIDKILDLQPDLVLGFSNLQADIARDLIKAGVTVHVFNHRSVDGILAKIRTLGALVGAEDKARALIDSLSAHVETVRRGAESLPVRPRVYFEEWDQPLISGILWVSELIALAGGENVFAGLAAQPLAGSRIIHDPQEVVRRAPDIIVGSWCGKKFRPEQVAVRAGWEAISAVRDGELHEIKSSDILQPGPAALTDGLDRLAGIIRHWAENRA